Proteins encoded by one window of Rhodamnia argentea isolate NSW1041297 chromosome 6, ASM2092103v1, whole genome shotgun sequence:
- the LOC115729653 gene encoding putative disease resistance protein At3g14460: MCRSTSDSHSRDGGVGKTALAQQVYNDPRVTCYFEKKAWACVSDEFDVLAITKTILEATNGQLPCEGKDLDWLQDKLRENLSGKKFLVVLDDVWNEKYGHWTSLLKPLQSGAKGSTIIVTTRNHGVASMTRNHRVASMAGALPTNLKELPLHACMTLFAFHALGVENFDQHPDLEVLGRKIVEKCKGLPLAVKTLAGMLRTEVNPHTWEAILNSKIWDLPEERNEILPALKLSYLHLPSNLRRCFAYCAIFPKDYEIQRDELIRWWIAEGLVEAKGGKSRWNAGLDYYNELVSRSLFQKSSSDGSRFLMHDLVNGLAKLVAGATYFDSGEFEGDHTNASLTRHASFIRSNDIVLERLKIYHQMQGLRSFISLEKESGYYDRSYLSQKVLSDLLSELKYLRVLSLSRYYISEVPDCIGRLRHLRHLNLSYTDIETLPKSVAALYNLEVLILRGCYKLVELLEDLEKLINLRFLDITDTPSLRAMPLCIGNLVGLEMLSKFIVRAKNGSRLKELKSLGNLEGELCISDLHMVQEAKDANDACLHTKKGLRRLTMRWTEDFAGFRNEELEAKVLDFLRPHKNLENLAISYYGGLQFPSWLARPSHVNIVRLRLHGCRRAKALPSLGQLSSLRELVIEGLNAIHTVGPEFYGTKCPFPSLITLEFKYMPLWEDWSDYFGTEDVGVVFPRLEHLVITDCPKLIGRLPSQLNSLAKLEIDSCPCMDATPSVISLPSLNELKFGGCKEGVLKSLVNLTSVTALYIEDVVDLTYLNHGFTSSLIKLEKLGMERCEELIYMWQDRDVIRDLTCLKSLFVQSCPGLVSLAAGEEDIELPVNLETISVWSCDNLEKLPSKMHALSSLRDLAIEECPKLASFPETGIPTSVISLNITDCEILQSLPIIGGLSSHPEEPSSSSSSSSSSRNNHVDMTSRLQDLRISECDSLPASPFSEGRFLPTTLRTLAIGGCRGVESLAEINVDRLQSLQEISISFCENLRSLPQGLHTLSHLTSLTLMRCPGLELECFPPLPPGITSFRLEGCPKIKALPNQLHRLTCLRDLEIQRCESMTRFPDGGLPPQLQRLWVRDCGNMKHPVREWLTPLTSLQLLYIDGSSIGGGGVGEEEDLVLPLPSSLLDLSIYDMPNLERLSITVPPSLRRLWIYDCPKLRELPKDEDGHGHGLPPTLEFLWISGCPILEERCRKGTGCYWPLIRHIPQVTFDYSGSSITT, encoded by the coding sequence ATGTGCAGATCTACAAGTGATTCCCATAGTAGGGATGGGGGTGTTGGGAAGACAGCTCTGGCTCAGCAAGTCTACAACGATCCTAGAGTCACTtgctattttgagaaaaaagcttGGGCTTGCGTTTCCGATGAGTTCGATGTGCTTGCTATTACAAAGACAATACTAGAGGCAACCAACGGCCAATTGCCTTGCGAAGGTAAGGACTTGGATTGGCTTCAAGATAAGCTCAGGGAAAATCTTTCGGGGAAGAAGTTTCTTGTCGTATTAGACGATGTTTGGAACGAGAAGTATGGACATTGGACTTCCCTCTTGAAGCCTCTTCAATCGGGAGCAAAGGGAAGCACGATAATCGTCACGACTCGTAACCACGGTGTTGCTTCAATGACTCGTAACCACCGTGTTGCTTCAATGGCCGGTGCTCTACCGACAAATCTCAAAGAGTTGCCCCTACATGCTTGTATGACTTTGTTTGCATTTCATGCTCTTGGAGTCGAAAATTTCGATCAGCATCCCGATCTTGAAGTACTAGGTCGGAAAATAGTTGAAAAATGCAAGGGGTTGCCATTAGCGGTGAAGACATTGGCCGGGATGCTGCGCACTGAAGTCAATCCACATACATGGGAAGCAATATTGAACAGCAAAATTTGGGACCTACCAGAAGAGAGAAATGAGATCCTTCCGGCTTTGAAACTTAGCTATCTCCATCTCCCTTCCAATCTAAGGAGATGTTTTGCTTACTGCGCTATATTTCCCAAGGACTATGAAATCCAACGGGACGAGTTGATTCGCTGGTGGATTGCAGAGGGCTTGGTGGAGGCAAAAGgaggaaagagccgttggaATGCAGGTTTAGATTATTACAACGAGCTAGTGTCTAGATCGCTATTTCAAAAGTCGAGTAGTGATGGGTCACGATTCTTGATGCATGATCTTGTGAATGGCCTTGCAAAGCTAGTTGCAGGTGCAACTTATTTTGATTCGGGGGAGTTTGAGGGTGATCACACTAATGCATCTTTAACTCGTCACGCTTCATTCATTCGAAGCAATGACATTGTGCTAGAAAGACTGAAGATATATCATCAAATGCAGGGACTTAGGAGCTTCATATCGTTAGAGAAGGAATCTGGGTACTATGATAGGTCCTATTTGTCCCAGAAAGTGCTATCTGACTTGTTGTCCGAATTGAAGTACTTGAGGGTGCTTTCTTTAAGCCGCTATTACATCAGCGAGGTACCGGATTGCATTGGCAGATTGAGACACCTACGGCACCTTAATTTGTCGTATACCGATATTGAAACGCTTCCAAAGTCAGTTGCTGCATTGTacaacctagaagttttgataTTGCGGGGCTGTTACAAACTTGTCGAATTACTTGAAGATTTGGAGAAActgatcaatttaagatttctCGACATCACTGACACTCCAAGCCTAAGAGCGATGCCGTTGTGTATAGGCAATTTGGTGGGTCTTGAGATGTTGTCCAAGTTTATAGTGCGAGCAAAAAATGGCTCGAGGTTGAAGGAGTTAAAAAGCCTTGGGAATCTTGAAGGGGAACTGTGCATCTCTGATTTGCATATGGTTCAAGAAGCCAAAGATGCCAACGATGCCTGTTTACACACGAAGAAGGGACTACGCCGATTAACCATGCGATGGACTGAAGATTTTGCTGGTTTCCGAAACGAAGAGCTTGAAGCAAAAGTCCTCGACTTTCTTCGCCCTCACAAGAACCTTGAAAACCTCGCAATATCCTACTATGGTGGCCTACAATTCCCGTCGTGGTTGGCGAGACCCTCTCATGTTAACATAGTGCGTTTACGTTTACATGGGTGTCGTAGGGCCAAAGCATTACCGTCACTCGGGCAGCTATCTTCGCTCAGAGAACTGGTCATCGAAGGTCTAAATGCTATACACACGGTAGGGCCAGAATTTTACGGAACTAAGTGTCCTTTTCCGTCCCTAATAACTTTGGAATTCAAGTACATGCCATTGTGGGAGGACTGGTCTGATTACTTCGGCACTGAAGATGTCGGAGTTGTATTTCCCCGTCTTGAGCATCTCGTCATTAcggattgtcctaagttgataGGAAGATTGCCTAGTCAACTGAACTCCCTCGCAAAGCTCGAAATCGACTCCTGCCCGTGTATGGATGCCACGCCCTCTGTCATTAGCCTTCCATCTCTCAATGAATTGAAGTTTGGAGGTTGTAAGGAGGGGGTGCTGAAGAGTTTGGTAAACCTGACGTCTGTAACCGCTCTTTACATAGAAGATGTGGTTGATCTGACTTACTTAAATCATGGATTTACAAGCTCCTTAATCAAGCTGGAGAAGTTGGGGATGGAAAGATGTGAAGAGTTAATTTACATGTGGCAGGACAGAGATGTAATTCGAGATCTCACTTGTCTAAAGAGCTTATTCGTCCAAAGTTGTCCTGGACTCGTATCTCTTGCAGCTGGAGAAGAAGATATAGAGTTGCCCGTCAACCTCGAGACTATCAGTGTGTGGAGTTGTGACAATTTGGAGAAGCTACCAAGCAAGATGCACGCCCTCTCCTCTCTGAGAGATTTGGCCATTGAGGAGTGTCCAAAACTCGCATCATTTCCCGAAACAGGTATACCGACCTCAGTGATATCATTAAATATTACAGACTGCGAGATTTTGCAATCTTTACCCATCATAGGAGGATTAAGTAGTCATCCGGAGGAaccaagcagcagcagcagcagcagcagcagcagcagaaataACCACGTTGACATGACGTCTCGTCTGCAAGACTTAAGAATCAGCGAATGCGATTCTCTGCCAGCCTCTCCATTCAGCGAGGGTAGATTTTTACCTACGACCCTCAGGACACTTGCAATTGGGGGATGCAGGGGAGTGGAGTCGCTGGCGGAGATAAATGTAGACCGTCTCCAGTCGCTTCAAGAGATTTCCATTAGCTTTTGCGAGAATTTGAGGAGCTTACCCCAGGGCCTGCACACACTGTCCCACCTCACTTCCTTGACATTGATGAGATGTCCTGGTCTGGAGCTGGAGTGCTTCCCTCCTCTTCCACCCGGCATCACGAGCTTTCGTCTTGAGGGGTGTCCGAAGATCAAAGCGTTACCTAATCAGTTGCATCGACTCACATGTCTCCGTGATCTGGAAATTCAAAGGTGTGAGAGTATGACTCGATTCCCCGACGGAGGATTGCCGCCCCAGCTACAGAGACTTTGGGTAAGGGATTGCGGGAATATGAAGCACCCGGTGAGGGAGTGGCTGACCCCCCTCACCTCCCTTCAATTACTGTACATCGACGGCAGCAgcattggaggaggaggagtgggagaggaggaggatctTGTGCTTCCGCTCCCTTCCTCTCTGCTCGACCTCAGTATCTA
- the LOC115734345 gene encoding putative disease resistance RPP13-like protein 1 yields the protein MPIAELFLGAFLQVLFDRLASPRLLNFARREGIDKLLNKWDKWLTSIDQVLVDAEDRQLTGDRRVKSWLEDLRDLAYDIEDLLDEFATESADNKPKAKTSTSKARSLLPSCCFRLSPRAIMLDHKMRSEIEDMDRRLQEIITQKNSLSLRENNGQQSAHCRLDKLLPTTHLSEPCFVSREVEKMEILRSLIGEEDNGTCADLQVIPIVGMGGVGKTALAQQVYNDARVTSCFEKKAWACVSYEFDVLAITKRILEATNGQSPCEGKDLDWLQDKLKENLSGKKFLVVLDDVWNEKYGHWTSLLKPLQSGAKGSKIIVTTRNHRVASIAGAPPKTLEELPLDACMTLFAFHAFGVENFDQHLDLEVLGRKIVEKCKGLPLAVKTLAGMLRTEVNPHTWEAILNSKIWDLPEERNEILPALKLSYLHLPSNLRRCFAYCAIFPKDYEIQRDELIRWWIAEGLVEGKEGKNRWNAGLDYYNELVSRSLFQKSSSHGSRFLMHDLVNDLAKLVAGATYFDSGELEGDHKNASLTRHASFIPSSDIMSKRLKIYHRMQGLRSFISLEKKSGYYDRSFLSQQVLADLLSELKYLRVLSLSCYYISEVPNCISRLRHLRHLNLSYTNIETLPKSVAALYNLEALILRGCYKLVELPEDLEKLINLRFLDITDTPSLRAMPLCIGNLVGLEMLSKFIVQAENGSRLKELKSLGNLEGELCISDLHMVQEAKDANDACLHTKKGLCRLTMRWTEDFAGFRNEELEAKVLDFLRPHKNLENLAISYYGGLQFPLWLGSPSHVNIVRLRLHGCCRAKALPSLGQLSSLEELVIEGLNAIRTVGQELYGTKYPFPSLITLEFKDMPLWEDWSHYFGTEEVGVVFPRLEHLVIKDCPKLIGRLPSQLNSLTKLEIDSCPRMDATPSIISLPSLNELKFGGCKEGVLKSLVNMASLTALVIEDVVDLTCINHGFTSSLIKLEKLEMKSCKELMYLWQDRNVIRDLGCLKSLVVRSCPGLVSLAAGEEDIELPVNLETMEVASCVNLEKLPSKMHTLSSLRDLAIEKCPKLASFPETGIPTSVISLRIRDCEMLQSLPIIGGLSSHPEEPSSSSSRNNHVDLTSCLQEIRIWGCDSLPASPFSEGRFLPATLKRLAIGGCRGVESLAEINVDRLQSLQEISINDCENLRSLPQGLHTLSHLTILWLECPALELECFPPLPPGITSFRLEGCPKIKALPNQLLRLTCLRDLSIGRCESVTRFPDGGLPPQLQELRVWECGNMKQPVREWLTPLTSLQLLEIDGSSIGGGGGVGEEEDLVLPLPSSLLYLHIASMPNLERLSITLPPSLRNLWIYNCLKLRELPKDEDGHGHGHGLPPSLEWLMIRGCPILEEGCRKGTGCYWPLIRHIPQVTLGNMAPIQSITT from the coding sequence TTCGCCACAGAGTCCGCTGACAACAAGCCCAAGGCAAAAACCAGCACTAGCAAGGCCCGTTCCCTTCTTCCGAGTTGTTGCTTCAGATTGAGCCCGAGAGCTATTATGCTCGACCACAAAATGAGATCCGAGATAGAAGATATGGACCGCAGATTACAGGAGATCATAACTCAGAAAAATAGTCTCAGCCTCAGAGAGAATAATGGGCAACAATCAGCACACTGCCGACTGGATAAGCTGCTTCCCACTACGCATTTGTCCGAGCCTTGTTTTGTTAGTAGGGAGGTCGAAAAAATGGAGATCCTCAGATCACTGATCGGAGAAGAAGATAATGGAACATGTGCGGATCTACAAGTGATTCCCATAGTAGGGATGGGGGGTGTTGGGAAGACAGCTCTGGCTCAGCAAGTCTACAACGATGCTAGAGTCACCAgctgttttgagaaaaaagctTGGGCTTGCGTTTCCTATGAGTTCGATGTGCTTGCTATTACAAAGAGAATACTAGAGGCAACCAACGGCCAATCGCCCTGCGAAGGTAAGGACTTGGATTGGCTTCAAGATAAGCTCAAGGAAAATCTTTCCGGGAAGAAGTTTCTTGTAGTATTAGACGATGTTTGGAACGAGAAGTATGGACATTGGACTTCCCTCTTGAAGCCTCTTCAATCGGGGGCAAAGGGAAGCAAGATAATCGTCACGACTCGTAACCACCGTGTTGCTTCAATAGCCGGTGCGCCACCAAAAACTCTTGAAGAGTTGCCCCTAGATGCTTGTATGACTTTGTTTGCATTTCATGCTTTTGGAGTCGAAAATTTCGATCAGCATCTCGATCTTGAAGTACTAGGTCGGAAAATAGTTGAAAAATGCAAGGGGTTGCCATTAGCGGTGAAGACATTGGCCGGGATGCTACGCACTGAAGTCAATCCCCATACATGGGAAGCTATATTGAACAGCAAAATTTGGGACTTACCAGAAGAGAGAAATGAGATCCTTCCAGCTTTGAAACTTAGCTATCTCCACCTCCCTTCCAATCTGAGAAGATGTTTTGCTTACTGTGCTATATTTCCCAAGGACTATGAAATCCAAAGGGACGAGTTAATTCGCTGGTGGATTGCAGAGGGCTTGGTggagggaaaagaaggaaagaaccgTTGGAATGCAGGTTTGGATTATTACAATGAGCTAGTGTCTAGATCGTTATTTCAAAAGTCGAGCAGTCATGGGTCACGATTTTTGATGCATGATCTTGTGAATGACCTAGCAAAGCTAGTTGCTGGTGCAACTTATTTTGACTCGGGAGAGCTTGAGGGTGATCACAAAAATGCATCTTTAACTCGTCACGCCTCATTCATCCCTAGCAGTGACATTATGTCGAAAAGACTCAAGATATATCATCGAATGCAGGGACTTAGGAGCTTCATATCGTTAGAGAAGAAATCTGGGTACTATGATAGGTCCTTTTTGTCCCAGCAAGTGCTAGCTGACTTGTTGTCTGAATTGAAGTACTTGAGGGTGCTTTCTTTAAGCTGCTATTACATAAGCGAGGTACCAAATTGCATTAGCAGATTGAGACACCTAAGGCACCTCAATTTGTCGTATACTAATATTGAAACGCTTCCAAAGTCAGTTGCTGCATTGTACAACCTAGAGGCTTTGATATTGCGGGGCTGTTACAAACTTGTCGAATTACCTGAAGATTTGGAGAAACTGATCAATCTAAGATTTCTCGACATCACCGACACTCCAAGCCTAAGAGCGATGCCGTTGTGTATAGGCAATTTGGTGGGTCTTGAGATGTTGTCCAAGTTTATAGTGCAAGCAGAAAATGGCTCGAGGTTGAAGGAGTTAAAAAGCCTTGGGAATCTTGAAGGGGAATTGTGCATCTCTGATTTGCATATGGTTCAAGAAGCCAAAGATGCCAACGATGCCTGTTTACACACGAAGAAGGGACTGTGCCGATTAACCATGCGATGGACTGAAGATTTTGCTGGTTTCCGAAACGAAGAGCTTGAAGCAAAAGTCCTCGACTTTCTTCGCCCTCACAAGAACCTTGAAAACCTCGCAATATCCTACTATGGTGGCCTACAATTCCCATTGTGGTTGGGAAGTCCCTCTCATGTTAACATAGTGCGTTTGCGTTTACATGGGTGTTGTAGGGCCAAAGCATTACCATCACTTGGGCAGCTATCTTCGCTCGAAGAACTGGTCATCGAAGGTCTAAATGCTATACGCACGGTAGGGCAAGAACTTTATGGAACCAAGTATCCTTTTCCGTCCCTAATAACTTTGGAATTCAAGGACATGCCATTGTGGGAGGACTGGTCTCATTACTTCGGCACTGAAGAAGTCGGAGTTGTATTTCCCCGTCTTGAGCATCTCGTCATTAaggattgtcctaagttgataGGAAGATTGCCTAGTCAACTGAACTCCCTCACAAAGCTCGAAATCGACTCCTGCCCGCGTATGGATGCCACGCCCTCTATCATTAGCCTTCCATCTCTCAATGAATTGAAGTTTGGAGGTTGTAAGGAGGGGGTGCTGAAGAGTTTGGTAAATATGGCATCTCTAACCGCTCTTGTCATAGAAGATGTGGTTGATCTGACTTGCATAAATCATGGATTTACGAGCTCCTTGATCAAGCTGGAGAAGTTGGAGATGAAAAGTTGTAAAGAGTTAATGTACTTGTGGCAGGACAGAAATGTGATTCGAGATCTCGGTTGTCTAAAGAGCTTAGTCGTCCGAAGTTGTCCTGGACTCGTATCTCTTGCAGCTGGAGAAGAAGACATAGAGCTGCCCGTCAACCTCGAGACTATGGAAGTGGCAAGTTGTGTCAATTTGGAGAAGCTCCCAAGCAAGATGCACACCCTCTCATCTCTGAGAGATTTGGCCATTGAGAAGTGTCCAAAACTCGCATCATTTCCCGAAACAGGTATACCGACCTCAGTGATATCATTAAGAATCAGAGACTGCGAGATGTTGCAATCTTTACCCATCATAGGAGGATTAAGTAGTCATCCGGAGGAaccaagcagcagcagcagtagaAATAACCACGTTGACCTGACGTCTTGCCTGCAAGAAATAAGAATCTGGGGATGCGATTCTCTGCCGGCCTCTCCATTCAGCGAGGGTAGGTTTTTACCTGCGACCCTCAAGAGACTTGCAATTGGGGGATGCAGGGGCGTGGAGTCGCTGGCGGAGATAAATGTAGACCGTCTCCAGTCTCTTCAAGAGATTTCCATTAACGATTGCGAGAATTTGAGAAGCTTACCCCAGGGCCTGCACACACTATCCCACCTCACTATCTTGTGGTTGGAGTGTCCTGCTTTGGAGCTGGAGTGCTTCCCTCCTCTTCCACCCGGCATCACGAGCTTTCGTCTTGAGGGGTGTCCGAAGATCAAAGCGTTACCTAATCAGTTGCTTCGACTTACGTGTCTCCGTGATCTGTCAATTGGAAGGTGTGAGAGTGTGACTCGATTCCCTGACGGAGGATTGCCGCCCCAGCTACAGGAACTTAGGGTATGGGAATGCGGGAATATGAAGCAGCCGGTGAGGGAGTGGCTTACCCCCCTCACCTCCCTTCAATTACTGGAGATTGACGGCAGCAgcattggaggaggaggaggagtgggagaggaggaggatctTGTGCTTCCGCTCCCTTCCTCTCTGCTTTATCTCCATATCGCCAGTATGCCTAACCTGGAGAGACTGTCCAtcactctccctccctctctccggAACTTATGGATCTACAATTGCCTGAAGCTGAGGGAGTTGCCCAAGGATGAGGATGGCCATGGCCATGGccatggcctccctccctcccttgaATGGCTGATGATCCGAGGATGTCCGATCCTGGAGGAGGGATGCAGGAAAGGGACCGGCTGCTATTGGCCCCTCATCCGCCATATCCCACAAGTAACACTCGGTAATATGGCACCTATTCAGTCCATTACTACTTGA